In Pogoniulus pusillus isolate bPogPus1 chromosome 1, bPogPus1.pri, whole genome shotgun sequence, one DNA window encodes the following:
- the FLRT2 gene encoding leucine-rich repeat transmembrane protein FLRT2, protein MGSWTRTCPKDWAVLMKSWLIFSLGLYMQVCKTLACPKVCRCDRNFVYCNERSLTSVPLGIPEGVTVLYLHNNQINNAGFPAELHNVQSVHTVYLYGNQLDEFPMNLPKNVRVLHLQENNIQTISRAALAQLLKLEELHLDDNSISTVGVEDGAFREAISLKLLFLSKNHLSSVPVGLPVDLQELRVDENRIAVISDLAFQNLTSLERLIVDGNLLTNKGIADGTFSHLSKLKEFSIVRNSLTYPPPDLPGTHLLRLYLQDNQITHIPLTTFSNLRKLERLDISNNQLRMLVKGVFDNLHNLRQLTVRNNPWLCDCSIKWVTEWLKFIPASINVRGFMCQGPEQVRGMAVRELNMNMLSCPTTTPGLPLIVTPVPATTMPTTLVPISSVPPPGSKYNPLIPTLATLPTVPDREDREKVTPPISERIQLSIHFVNDTCIQVNWMSVFTVMAYKLTWVKMGHSLVGGIVQEEIVSGDKQHLSLVNLEPKSTYRICLIPLDTYNSYRTGEDTVCSEATTKASFLSNGSNIPSSHEQTTSQNLGSPFLLAGLIGGAVIFVLVVLLSIFCWHMHKKGRYTSQKWKYNRGRRKDDYCEAGTKKDNSILEMTETSFQIVSLNNDQLLKGDFRLQPIYTPNGGINYTDCHIPNNMRYCNSNVSDLEHCHT, encoded by the coding sequence ATGGGTTCATGGACTAGAACGTGTCCCAAAGATTGGGCTGTTCTCATGAAATCATGGCTGATCTTTTCCCTGGGGCTTTACATGCAGGTCTGCAAAACTTTGGCCTGCCCAAAAGTGTGCCGCTGTGATCGAAACTTTGTCTATTGTAATGAGCGAAGTTTGACCTCAGTGCCTCTTGGGATACCAGAGGGTGTGACTGTCCTCTACCTCCATAATAACCAAATTAATAATGCTGGATTTCCTGCGGAGTTGCACAATGTTCAGTCTGTGCACACAGTCTACCTGTATGGCAACCAATTAGATGAATTCCCCATGAACCTGCCCAAGAATGTCAGGGTTCTCCACCTGCAGGAAAACAATATTCAGACCATTTCTCGGGCAGCCCTTGCTCAGcttttgaagctggaagagctgCACCTGGATGATAATTCCATCTCCACTGTTGGTGTCGAGGATGGAGCATTCCGGGAAGCCATCAGCCTCAAGCTTCTGTTCTTGTCCAAGAATCATTTAAGCAGTGTTCCAGTAGGCCTTCCGGTGGACTTACAAGAGCTTCGAGTGGATGAGAACAGAATTGCTGTCATTTCAGAcctggccttccagaatctgacaAGTCTGGAGCGTCTGATTGTGGATGGCAATCTCCTTACAAATAAAGGCATAGCTGATGGCACCTTCAGCCACCTCTCCAAGCTCAAGGAATTCTCAATAGTACGGAACTCACTGACCTACCCTCCTCCTGATCTTCCAGGTACACATCTGCTGAGGCTCTACTTGCAGGACAACCAGATAACTCATATACCGCTTACAACTTTTTCTAACCTCCGCAAACTGGAACGCCTTGATATTTCCAACAATCAACTTCGGATGTTGGTGAAGGGGGTGTTTGATAACCTCCACAACCTGAGGCAACTCACTGTAAGGAATAATCCCTGGTTGTGTGACTGCAGTATCAAGTGGGTCACCGAATGGCTCAAATTTATTCCCGCTTCCATCAATGTACGGGGTTTTATGTGCCAGGGACCAGAGCAGGTCCGAGGTATGGCAGTCAGGGAGCTCAATATGAATATGTTGTCATGTCCCACCACTACCCCTGGTCTGCCACTGATTGTCACCCCAGTCCCAGCTACAACCATGCCAACTACATTAGTTCCCATCTCATCGGTTCCTCCCCCAGGTAGCAAATACAATCCTCTCATTCCTACCTTAGCCACACTCCCCACTGTGCCTGACAGGGAAGACAGAGAAAAGGTTACTCCTCCGATATCTGAGCGGATTCAACTCTCCATCCATTTTGTGAATGACACTTGCATCCAAGTTAATTGGATGTCTGTCTTTACCGTGATGGCATATAAACTCACATGGGTTAAAATGGGCCATAGTCTGGTAGGAGGAATTGTTCAGGAAGAAATAGTTAGTGGTGATAAGCAACACTTAAGCTTGGTAAATCTGGAGCCCAAATCCACCTATCGGATTTGCTTAATTCCCCTGGATACTTACAACAGTTACCGAACTGGAGAAGACACTGTCTGTTCAGAAGCCACAACCAAGGCATCGTTTTTGAGCAATGGCAGCAacatcccctccagccatgagcAGACAACTTCTCAGAACCTGGGCTCCCCATTTCTGCTGGCAGGGTTGATTGGGGGTGCAGTGATTTTTGTCCTTGTGGTCCTGCTCAGCATTTTTTGCTGGCACATGCACAAAAAAGGGCGTTACACCTCCCAGAAGTGGAAGTATAACCGAGGCCGTCGGAAAGATGACTACTGCGAGgcagggaccaagaaggacaACTCCATCCTGGAGATGACAGAAACCAGCTTCCAGATTGTCTCCTTAAATAATGATCAGCTCCTTAAAGGAGATTTCAGACTGCAGCCCATTTATACCCCAAACGGGGGCATTAACTACACAGACTGCCACATCCCCAACAACATGCGATACTGCAACAGCAATGTCTCAGACCTGGAGCACTGTCATACGTGA